The following proteins are encoded in a genomic region of Athene noctua chromosome 9, bAthNoc1.hap1.1, whole genome shotgun sequence:
- the FCSK gene encoding L-fucose kinase isoform X2 gives MAAEWSVVLLTCQRGGCVSAFQRELEARRLRGGLGPRPPPLLLAVEDPWARLGSGGATLNALLVAAEHLSARAGCTVVSSDVLREAHILILHMGRDFSFDDCGRAFTCLPVEEPGALAEALVCNLDSLLGTMTHRLCVGSPPGVWVCSTDMLLTVPSAPGIDWGGFQGVRVIAVPGSQAYARNHGVYLTDEQGLVRDIIYRGTEAQIQQCARPDGTVPLVCGVVFFSSDAAEQLLATHVIPPLDACTYMGLDSGAPPIQLSLFFDIVLCMAGGMTEEDFVKGGSDASVRSARSVLWTALHTFPLSMACIPNASYDYMTTSASDHIRSLTLLPGSASHLRFCKTAHSHVDQPSLLEDGSSVTNCLLEGPVQLAAGSVIQHCHLQGPLEIGPGCLLSGLTAGSSPALRGCPLRDIVLQGHHIQLHDLSCRVFTLTGRLDDWQSPAEEATYLNAPWAEFFCRTGIREGDLWDAEMPRRSRCLLSARLFPVLHACEALGLEDVLWLLAPSVVAGERLARWRAAWRMSWQELLPCLDKAAELGARRALFFLQGQRKVRWVLLGRQDSSLLPLTRSAVHEGYHEVMLGTLDEVASTAGDAGIAARALACIADVLGCMARGEGGLRSGPAANREWAVAFGLLESGDVAGGVRELTAERQKWMSRPALLLRAARHYEGAEQILIRQAVMSSCQFVTVGPAELPPLGHWVQVVCPARLDLSGGWSDTPPITYEHGGAVVDVAVLVDGCRPIGARVRRISEPELRLVSLGGTPRSEAVVELVCRDLEHLQDYCQPHAPGALLKAAFICTQVVQLPSQKPLRTQLREGFGGGFEVHTWSKLPHGSGLGTSSILAGAVMASLYRAAGKAASTESLIHAVLHLEQRLTTGGGWQDQVGGLVPGIKIGRSKAQLPLRVEVEKIPVPSGYTQTLNDHLLLVYTGKTRLARNLLQDVVRNWYARLPSTVQNADALVSNAEECAQALRQGVTCRSLAGVWTATGSRRSAWPPGASRGPSGA, from the exons atGGCGGCGGAGTGGAGCGTCGTCCTCCTCACCTGCCAGCGCGGCGGCTGCGTGTCCGCCTTCCAGCGAG AGCTGGAGGCCCGCCGGCTGAGGGGCGGCCTgggcccgcggccccccccgctcctcctGGCCGTGGAGGACCCCTGGGCCCGCCTGGGCAGCGGCGGGGCCACCCTCAACGCCTTGCTGGTGGCGGCCGAGCACCTCAGCGCCCGGGCGGGCTGCACG gTGGTGAGCTCCGACGTCCTGAGGGAAGCCCACATCCTCATTCTGCACATG GGCCGTGACTTCTCCTTTGACGACTGCGGCCGGGCCTTCACCTGCCTGCCCGTGGAGGAGCCTGGCGCCCTGGCTGAAGCTCTGGTCTGCAACCTGGACAGCCTGCTGGGGACCATGACACACCGG CTCTGTGTGGGCTCCCCGCCTGGCGTGTGGGTCTGCAGCACTGACATGCTCCTCACTGTGCCCTCGGCCCCAG GGATTGACTGGGGCGGCTTCCAGGGTGTCAGAGTGATCGCAGTGCCTGGGAGCCAGGCGTATGCCAGGAACCATGGGGTCTACCTCACTGATGAGCAG GGGCTGGTGCGTGACATCATCTACAGAGGCACAGAGGCCCAGATCCAGCAGTGTGCAAGGCCTGATGGCACCGTCCCGCTG GTCTGCGGGGTGGTTTTCTTCTCCTCGGATGCTGCTGAGCAGCTTCTGGCCACCCACGTCATCCCTCCTCTGGACGCCTGCACCTACATGGGGCTGGACTCGGGGGCACCACCCATCCAG CTCTCCCTCTTCTTCGACATCGTGCTGTGCATGGCAGGGGGGATGACGGAGGAGGATTTTGTGAAGGGTGGCAGTGACGCCAGCGTGAGGAGTGCCCGCTCCGTACTGTGGACAGCTCTCCACACCTTCCCTCTTAGCATGG cctgcatTCCCAACGCATCCTACGACTACATGACCACCTCTGCGAGCGACCACATCCGCAGCCTGACGCTCCTGCCCGGCTCTGCCAGCCACCTCCGCTTCTGCAAAACAGCCCATTCCCATGTGGAC CAGCCCTCTCTTCTGGAGGATGGCTCTTCAGTCACCAACTGCCTGCTGGAAGGACCCGTGCAGCTGGCAGCCGGCAGCGTCATCCAGCACTGTCACCTCCAG GGTCCCCTGGAGATCGGTCCTGGCTGCCTCCTCTCAGGCCTCACCGCAGGCTCCTCACCAGCCTTGCGGGGCTGTCCCCTGCGTGACATTGTCCTGCAGGGCCACCACATCCAACTGCATGACCTGTCCTGCCGCGTTTTCACTCTGACCGGCCGCCTCGATGACTGGCAG agccctgctgaaGAGGCCACCTACCTGAATGCGCCGTGGGCTGAGTTTTTCTGTCGAACGGGCATACG GGAAGGGGACCTTTGGGATGCCGAGATGCCGCGGAGGAGCCGCTGCCTGCTCAGTGCCCGGCTCTTTCCAGTGCTGCACGCCTGCGAGGCGCTGGGGCTGGAGGACGTGCTGTGGCTGCTGGCCCCGTCAGTGGTGGCCGGCGAGCGGCTGGCCCGCTGGCGAGCGGCCTGGCgcatgtcctggcaggagctgctgccctgcctggacAAGGCGGCCGAGCTGGGTGCCCGCCGGGCCCTCTTCTTCCTGCAGGGCCAGCGCAAGGTgcggtgggtgctgctggggcgcCAGGACAGCAGCCTCCTGCCGCTCACCCGCAGTGCTGTCCATGAGGGCTACCATGAGGTCATGCTGGGCACACTGGACGAGG TGGCCTCCACGGCTGGTGACGCCGGCATCGCAGCCCGGGCACTCGCCTGCATCGCTGACGTCCTGGGCTGCATGGCGCGAGGGGAAGGGGGCTTGCGGAGCGGGCCTGCTGCCAACAGGGAGTGGGCTGTGGCTTTTGGGCTGCTGGAGAGCGGTGACGTTGCCGGTGGCGTCCGGGAGCTGACTGCTGAGCGGCAGAAGTGGATGAGCAG GCCCGCTCTGCTGCTGAGAGCGGCTCGGCATTATGAGGGGGCCGAGCAGATCCTCATCCGGCAGGCAGTGATGTCCTCGTGCCAGTTTGTCACCGTGGGGCCAGCAGAGCTGCCACCCTTGGGGCACTGGGTGCAGGTGGTGTGTCCAGCCCGCCTGGACCTTTCTG GTGGCTGGAGCGACACCCCCCCAATCACATACGAGCATGGGGGGGCCGTGGTGGATGTGGCGGTGCTGGTAGACGGGTGCCGGCCCATCGGTGCCCGGGTGCGGCGCATCAGTGAGCCGGAGCTGCGCCTCGTCAGCCTCGGCGGAACGCCACGGAGCGAGGCGGTGGTGGAGCTGGTGTGCCGGGACCTGGAGCACTTGCAGGATTACTGCCAGCCACATGCCCCCG GAGCCTTGCTCAAAGCTGCCTTCATCTGCACCCAGGTTGTGCAGCTCCCTTCGCAGAAACCCCTGCGGACCCAGCTGAGGGAGGGCTTCGGGGGTGGATTTGAGGTGCACACTTGGTCCAAGCTGCCCCATGGGTCTGGTCTTG GCACCAGCAGCATCCTGGCAGGAGCAGTGATGGCATCCCTGTACCGGGCGGCCGGGAAGGCTGCCAGCACCGAGTCCCTCATCCACGCCGTGCTGCACCTGGAGCAGAGACTCACCACAG GCGGCGGTTGGCAGGACCAGGTGGGTGGGCTGGTGCCTGGCATCAAAATCGGGAGGTCGAAGGCCCAGCTGCCGCTCAGGGTGGAGGTGGAGAAGATCCCTGTGCCCAGTGGCTACACCCAGACCCTCAATGATCACTTGCTGCTGGTGTACACGGGGAAGACTCGCCTGGCCCGCAACCTGCTCCAG GACGTGGTGAGGAACTGGTACGCCAGGCTGCCCTCCACCGTGCAGAATGCTGACGCGCTGGTGAGCAATGCCGAGGAGTGTGCCCAGGCCTTGAGGCAAGGT GTAACCTGCCGCTCCTTGGCGGGTGTCTGGACCGCTACTGGCAGCAGAAGAAGTGCATGGCCCCCGGGTGCGAGCCGCGGGCCGTCGGGCGCATGA
- the FCSK gene encoding L-fucose kinase isoform X1: protein MAAEWSVVLLTCQRGGCVSAFQRELEARRLRGGLGPRPPPLLLAVEDPWARLGSGGATLNALLVAAEHLSARAGCTVVSSDVLREAHILILHMGRDFSFDDCGRAFTCLPVEEPGALAEALVCNLDSLLGTMTHRLCVGSPPGVWVCSTDMLLTVPSAPGIDWGGFQGVRVIAVPGSQAYARNHGVYLTDEQGLVRDIIYRGTEAQIQQCARPDGTVPLVCGVVFFSSDAAEQLLATHVIPPLDACTYMGLDSGAPPIQLSLFFDIVLCMAGGMTEEDFVKGGSDASVRSARSVLWTALHTFPLSMACIPNASYDYMTTSASDHIRSLTLLPGSASHLRFCKTAHSHVDQPSLLEDGSSVTNCLLEGPVQLAAGSVIQHCHLQGPLEIGPGCLLSGLTAGSSPALRGCPLRDIVLQGHHIQLHDLSCRVFTLTGRLDDWQSPAEEATYLNAPWAEFFCRTGIREGDLWDAEMPRRSRCLLSARLFPVLHACEALGLEDVLWLLAPSVVAGERLARWRAAWRMSWQELLPCLDKAAELGARRALFFLQGQRKVRWVLLGRQDSSLLPLTRSAVHEGYHEVMLGTLDEVASTAGDAGIAARALACIADVLGCMARGEGGLRSGPAANREWAVAFGLLESGDVAGGVRELTAERQKWMSRPALLLRAARHYEGAEQILIRQAVMSSCQFVTVGPAELPPLGHWVQVVCPARLDLSGGWSDTPPITYEHGGAVVDVAVLVDGCRPIGARVRRISEPELRLVSLGGTPRSEAVVELVCRDLEHLQDYCQPHAPGALLKAAFICTQVVQLPSQKPLRTQLREGFGGGFEVHTWSKLPHGSGLGTSSILAGAVMASLYRAAGKAASTESLIHAVLHLEQRLTTGGGWQDQVGGLVPGIKIGRSKAQLPLRVEVEKIPVPSGYTQTLNDHLLLVYTGKTRLARNLLQDVVRNWYARLPSTVQNADALVSNAEECAQALRQGNLPLLGGCLDRYWQQKKCMAPGCEPRAVGRMMDALRPYVYGQCLAGAGGGGFLYILTKAPRQKEALHQILAKTEGLGNFSIHSIEVDTDGFSVEVVGCDQKDSAHPGEGRERPAAFQSREVPAASEAAPSAASSLRS, encoded by the exons atGGCGGCGGAGTGGAGCGTCGTCCTCCTCACCTGCCAGCGCGGCGGCTGCGTGTCCGCCTTCCAGCGAG AGCTGGAGGCCCGCCGGCTGAGGGGCGGCCTgggcccgcggccccccccgctcctcctGGCCGTGGAGGACCCCTGGGCCCGCCTGGGCAGCGGCGGGGCCACCCTCAACGCCTTGCTGGTGGCGGCCGAGCACCTCAGCGCCCGGGCGGGCTGCACG gTGGTGAGCTCCGACGTCCTGAGGGAAGCCCACATCCTCATTCTGCACATG GGCCGTGACTTCTCCTTTGACGACTGCGGCCGGGCCTTCACCTGCCTGCCCGTGGAGGAGCCTGGCGCCCTGGCTGAAGCTCTGGTCTGCAACCTGGACAGCCTGCTGGGGACCATGACACACCGG CTCTGTGTGGGCTCCCCGCCTGGCGTGTGGGTCTGCAGCACTGACATGCTCCTCACTGTGCCCTCGGCCCCAG GGATTGACTGGGGCGGCTTCCAGGGTGTCAGAGTGATCGCAGTGCCTGGGAGCCAGGCGTATGCCAGGAACCATGGGGTCTACCTCACTGATGAGCAG GGGCTGGTGCGTGACATCATCTACAGAGGCACAGAGGCCCAGATCCAGCAGTGTGCAAGGCCTGATGGCACCGTCCCGCTG GTCTGCGGGGTGGTTTTCTTCTCCTCGGATGCTGCTGAGCAGCTTCTGGCCACCCACGTCATCCCTCCTCTGGACGCCTGCACCTACATGGGGCTGGACTCGGGGGCACCACCCATCCAG CTCTCCCTCTTCTTCGACATCGTGCTGTGCATGGCAGGGGGGATGACGGAGGAGGATTTTGTGAAGGGTGGCAGTGACGCCAGCGTGAGGAGTGCCCGCTCCGTACTGTGGACAGCTCTCCACACCTTCCCTCTTAGCATGG cctgcatTCCCAACGCATCCTACGACTACATGACCACCTCTGCGAGCGACCACATCCGCAGCCTGACGCTCCTGCCCGGCTCTGCCAGCCACCTCCGCTTCTGCAAAACAGCCCATTCCCATGTGGAC CAGCCCTCTCTTCTGGAGGATGGCTCTTCAGTCACCAACTGCCTGCTGGAAGGACCCGTGCAGCTGGCAGCCGGCAGCGTCATCCAGCACTGTCACCTCCAG GGTCCCCTGGAGATCGGTCCTGGCTGCCTCCTCTCAGGCCTCACCGCAGGCTCCTCACCAGCCTTGCGGGGCTGTCCCCTGCGTGACATTGTCCTGCAGGGCCACCACATCCAACTGCATGACCTGTCCTGCCGCGTTTTCACTCTGACCGGCCGCCTCGATGACTGGCAG agccctgctgaaGAGGCCACCTACCTGAATGCGCCGTGGGCTGAGTTTTTCTGTCGAACGGGCATACG GGAAGGGGACCTTTGGGATGCCGAGATGCCGCGGAGGAGCCGCTGCCTGCTCAGTGCCCGGCTCTTTCCAGTGCTGCACGCCTGCGAGGCGCTGGGGCTGGAGGACGTGCTGTGGCTGCTGGCCCCGTCAGTGGTGGCCGGCGAGCGGCTGGCCCGCTGGCGAGCGGCCTGGCgcatgtcctggcaggagctgctgccctgcctggacAAGGCGGCCGAGCTGGGTGCCCGCCGGGCCCTCTTCTTCCTGCAGGGCCAGCGCAAGGTgcggtgggtgctgctggggcgcCAGGACAGCAGCCTCCTGCCGCTCACCCGCAGTGCTGTCCATGAGGGCTACCATGAGGTCATGCTGGGCACACTGGACGAGG TGGCCTCCACGGCTGGTGACGCCGGCATCGCAGCCCGGGCACTCGCCTGCATCGCTGACGTCCTGGGCTGCATGGCGCGAGGGGAAGGGGGCTTGCGGAGCGGGCCTGCTGCCAACAGGGAGTGGGCTGTGGCTTTTGGGCTGCTGGAGAGCGGTGACGTTGCCGGTGGCGTCCGGGAGCTGACTGCTGAGCGGCAGAAGTGGATGAGCAG GCCCGCTCTGCTGCTGAGAGCGGCTCGGCATTATGAGGGGGCCGAGCAGATCCTCATCCGGCAGGCAGTGATGTCCTCGTGCCAGTTTGTCACCGTGGGGCCAGCAGAGCTGCCACCCTTGGGGCACTGGGTGCAGGTGGTGTGTCCAGCCCGCCTGGACCTTTCTG GTGGCTGGAGCGACACCCCCCCAATCACATACGAGCATGGGGGGGCCGTGGTGGATGTGGCGGTGCTGGTAGACGGGTGCCGGCCCATCGGTGCCCGGGTGCGGCGCATCAGTGAGCCGGAGCTGCGCCTCGTCAGCCTCGGCGGAACGCCACGGAGCGAGGCGGTGGTGGAGCTGGTGTGCCGGGACCTGGAGCACTTGCAGGATTACTGCCAGCCACATGCCCCCG GAGCCTTGCTCAAAGCTGCCTTCATCTGCACCCAGGTTGTGCAGCTCCCTTCGCAGAAACCCCTGCGGACCCAGCTGAGGGAGGGCTTCGGGGGTGGATTTGAGGTGCACACTTGGTCCAAGCTGCCCCATGGGTCTGGTCTTG GCACCAGCAGCATCCTGGCAGGAGCAGTGATGGCATCCCTGTACCGGGCGGCCGGGAAGGCTGCCAGCACCGAGTCCCTCATCCACGCCGTGCTGCACCTGGAGCAGAGACTCACCACAG GCGGCGGTTGGCAGGACCAGGTGGGTGGGCTGGTGCCTGGCATCAAAATCGGGAGGTCGAAGGCCCAGCTGCCGCTCAGGGTGGAGGTGGAGAAGATCCCTGTGCCCAGTGGCTACACCCAGACCCTCAATGATCACTTGCTGCTGGTGTACACGGGGAAGACTCGCCTGGCCCGCAACCTGCTCCAG GACGTGGTGAGGAACTGGTACGCCAGGCTGCCCTCCACCGTGCAGAATGCTGACGCGCTGGTGAGCAATGCCGAGGAGTGTGCCCAGGCCTTGAGGCAAG GTAACCTGCCGCTCCTTGGCGGGTGTCTGGACCGCTACTGGCAGCAGAAGAAGTGCATGGCCCCCGGGTGCGAGCCGCGGGCCGTCGGGCGCATGATGGATGCTCTCCGACCCTACGTCTACGGGCAGTGCTTGgctggggctggcggcggcggcttCCTTTACATCTTAACCAAAGCCCCTCGGCAGAAAGAGGCTTTGCACCAAATTCTGGCAAAAACAGAG ggACTGGGCAACTTCAGCATCCACAGCATTGAAGTGGACACGGACGGTTTCTCTGTGGAGGTTGTGGGATGCGATCAAAAGGACAGCGCTCACCCTGGCGAGGGGAGGGAGCGGCCAGCTGCCTTCCAAAGCAGGGAAGTCCCTGCTGCTTCAGAGGCAGCTCCTTCAGCTGCTTCCAGCCTTCGGTCTTGA
- the FCSK gene encoding L-fucose kinase isoform X3, with amino-acid sequence MAAEWSVVLLTCQRGGCVSAFQRELEARRLRGGLGPRPPPLLLAVEDPWARLGSGGATLNALLVAAEHLSARAGCTVVSSDVLREAHILILHMGRDFSFDDCGRAFTCLPVEEPGALAEALVCNLDSLLGTMTHRLCVGSPPGVWVCSTDMLLTVPSAPGIDWGGFQGVRVIAVPGSQAYARNHGVYLTDEQGLVRDIIYRGTEAQIQQCARPDGTVPLVCGVVFFSSDAAEQLLATHVIPPLDACTYMGLDSGAPPIQLSLFFDIVLCMAGGMTEEDFVKGGSDASVRSARSVLWTALHTFPLSMACIPNASYDYMTTSASDHIRSLTLLPGSASHLRFCKTAHSHVDQPSLLEDGSSVTNCLLEGPVQLAAGSVIQHCHLQGPLEIGPGCLLSGLTAGSSPALRGCPLRDIVLQGHHIQLHDLSCRVFTLTGRLDDWQSPAEEATYLNAPWAEFFCRTGIREGDLWDAEMPRRSRCLLSARLFPVLHACEALGLEDVLWLLAPSVVAGERLARWRAAWRMSWQELLPCLDKAAELGARRALFFLQGQRKVRWVLLGRQDSSLLPLTRSAVHEGYHEVMLGTLDEVASTAGDAGIAARALACIADVLGCMARGEGGLRSGPAANREWAVAFGLLESGDVAGGVRELTAERQKWMSRPALLLRAARHYEGAEQILIRQAVMSSCQFVTVGPAELPPLGHWVQVVCPARLDLSGGWSDTPPITYEHGGAVVDVAVLVDGCRPIGARVRRISEPELRLVSLGGTPRSEAVVELVCRDLEHLQDYCQPHAPGALLKAAFICTQVVQLPSQKPLRTQLREGFGGGFEVHTWSKLPHGSGLGTSSILAGAVMASLYRAAGKAASTESLIHAVLHLEQRLTTGGGWQDQVGGLVPGIKIGRSKAQLPLRVEVEKIPVPSGYTQTLNDHLLLVYTGKTRLARNLLQDVVRNWYARLPSTVQNADALVTCRSLAGVWTATGSRRSAWPPGASRGPSGA; translated from the exons atGGCGGCGGAGTGGAGCGTCGTCCTCCTCACCTGCCAGCGCGGCGGCTGCGTGTCCGCCTTCCAGCGAG AGCTGGAGGCCCGCCGGCTGAGGGGCGGCCTgggcccgcggccccccccgctcctcctGGCCGTGGAGGACCCCTGGGCCCGCCTGGGCAGCGGCGGGGCCACCCTCAACGCCTTGCTGGTGGCGGCCGAGCACCTCAGCGCCCGGGCGGGCTGCACG gTGGTGAGCTCCGACGTCCTGAGGGAAGCCCACATCCTCATTCTGCACATG GGCCGTGACTTCTCCTTTGACGACTGCGGCCGGGCCTTCACCTGCCTGCCCGTGGAGGAGCCTGGCGCCCTGGCTGAAGCTCTGGTCTGCAACCTGGACAGCCTGCTGGGGACCATGACACACCGG CTCTGTGTGGGCTCCCCGCCTGGCGTGTGGGTCTGCAGCACTGACATGCTCCTCACTGTGCCCTCGGCCCCAG GGATTGACTGGGGCGGCTTCCAGGGTGTCAGAGTGATCGCAGTGCCTGGGAGCCAGGCGTATGCCAGGAACCATGGGGTCTACCTCACTGATGAGCAG GGGCTGGTGCGTGACATCATCTACAGAGGCACAGAGGCCCAGATCCAGCAGTGTGCAAGGCCTGATGGCACCGTCCCGCTG GTCTGCGGGGTGGTTTTCTTCTCCTCGGATGCTGCTGAGCAGCTTCTGGCCACCCACGTCATCCCTCCTCTGGACGCCTGCACCTACATGGGGCTGGACTCGGGGGCACCACCCATCCAG CTCTCCCTCTTCTTCGACATCGTGCTGTGCATGGCAGGGGGGATGACGGAGGAGGATTTTGTGAAGGGTGGCAGTGACGCCAGCGTGAGGAGTGCCCGCTCCGTACTGTGGACAGCTCTCCACACCTTCCCTCTTAGCATGG cctgcatTCCCAACGCATCCTACGACTACATGACCACCTCTGCGAGCGACCACATCCGCAGCCTGACGCTCCTGCCCGGCTCTGCCAGCCACCTCCGCTTCTGCAAAACAGCCCATTCCCATGTGGAC CAGCCCTCTCTTCTGGAGGATGGCTCTTCAGTCACCAACTGCCTGCTGGAAGGACCCGTGCAGCTGGCAGCCGGCAGCGTCATCCAGCACTGTCACCTCCAG GGTCCCCTGGAGATCGGTCCTGGCTGCCTCCTCTCAGGCCTCACCGCAGGCTCCTCACCAGCCTTGCGGGGCTGTCCCCTGCGTGACATTGTCCTGCAGGGCCACCACATCCAACTGCATGACCTGTCCTGCCGCGTTTTCACTCTGACCGGCCGCCTCGATGACTGGCAG agccctgctgaaGAGGCCACCTACCTGAATGCGCCGTGGGCTGAGTTTTTCTGTCGAACGGGCATACG GGAAGGGGACCTTTGGGATGCCGAGATGCCGCGGAGGAGCCGCTGCCTGCTCAGTGCCCGGCTCTTTCCAGTGCTGCACGCCTGCGAGGCGCTGGGGCTGGAGGACGTGCTGTGGCTGCTGGCCCCGTCAGTGGTGGCCGGCGAGCGGCTGGCCCGCTGGCGAGCGGCCTGGCgcatgtcctggcaggagctgctgccctgcctggacAAGGCGGCCGAGCTGGGTGCCCGCCGGGCCCTCTTCTTCCTGCAGGGCCAGCGCAAGGTgcggtgggtgctgctggggcgcCAGGACAGCAGCCTCCTGCCGCTCACCCGCAGTGCTGTCCATGAGGGCTACCATGAGGTCATGCTGGGCACACTGGACGAGG TGGCCTCCACGGCTGGTGACGCCGGCATCGCAGCCCGGGCACTCGCCTGCATCGCTGACGTCCTGGGCTGCATGGCGCGAGGGGAAGGGGGCTTGCGGAGCGGGCCTGCTGCCAACAGGGAGTGGGCTGTGGCTTTTGGGCTGCTGGAGAGCGGTGACGTTGCCGGTGGCGTCCGGGAGCTGACTGCTGAGCGGCAGAAGTGGATGAGCAG GCCCGCTCTGCTGCTGAGAGCGGCTCGGCATTATGAGGGGGCCGAGCAGATCCTCATCCGGCAGGCAGTGATGTCCTCGTGCCAGTTTGTCACCGTGGGGCCAGCAGAGCTGCCACCCTTGGGGCACTGGGTGCAGGTGGTGTGTCCAGCCCGCCTGGACCTTTCTG GTGGCTGGAGCGACACCCCCCCAATCACATACGAGCATGGGGGGGCCGTGGTGGATGTGGCGGTGCTGGTAGACGGGTGCCGGCCCATCGGTGCCCGGGTGCGGCGCATCAGTGAGCCGGAGCTGCGCCTCGTCAGCCTCGGCGGAACGCCACGGAGCGAGGCGGTGGTGGAGCTGGTGTGCCGGGACCTGGAGCACTTGCAGGATTACTGCCAGCCACATGCCCCCG GAGCCTTGCTCAAAGCTGCCTTCATCTGCACCCAGGTTGTGCAGCTCCCTTCGCAGAAACCCCTGCGGACCCAGCTGAGGGAGGGCTTCGGGGGTGGATTTGAGGTGCACACTTGGTCCAAGCTGCCCCATGGGTCTGGTCTTG GCACCAGCAGCATCCTGGCAGGAGCAGTGATGGCATCCCTGTACCGGGCGGCCGGGAAGGCTGCCAGCACCGAGTCCCTCATCCACGCCGTGCTGCACCTGGAGCAGAGACTCACCACAG GCGGCGGTTGGCAGGACCAGGTGGGTGGGCTGGTGCCTGGCATCAAAATCGGGAGGTCGAAGGCCCAGCTGCCGCTCAGGGTGGAGGTGGAGAAGATCCCTGTGCCCAGTGGCTACACCCAGACCCTCAATGATCACTTGCTGCTGGTGTACACGGGGAAGACTCGCCTGGCCCGCAACCTGCTCCAG GACGTGGTGAGGAACTGGTACGCCAGGCTGCCCTCCACCGTGCAGAATGCTGACGCGCTG GTAACCTGCCGCTCCTTGGCGGGTGTCTGGACCGCTACTGGCAGCAGAAGAAGTGCATGGCCCCCGGGTGCGAGCCGCGGGCCGTCGGGCGCATGA